The DNA sequence CGGTGTCATGAGAATGCACATGCACCGGCACCTCGAACTCCTGTACGAGCGCTCCCACGAGGCGCGTGGCCGCCGCGGGGCGCAGCAGCCCGGCCATGTCCTTCACCGCGAGGATGTGCGCCCCGGCGGCGACGAGCCGCTCGGCGATCCGCAGGTAATAGTCCAGGGTGTACAGGTCCTCGGCCGGGTCGGCCAGATCCCCCGTATAGGCGAGCGCCGCCTCGGCGACCGCGGTGCCGGTGGCGCGCACCGCGTCGATCGCCGGGCGCATCTGATCGACATTGTTGAGCGCGTCGAAGATGCGGAAGATGTCGATGCCGGTGGCCGCGGCCTCAGCGACGAACGCGTCGGAGACCGCCGCCGGATACGGGGTGTAGCCGACGGTGTTGCGCCCGCGCAGCAGCATCTGCAGACAGACGTTCGGCACCGCCTCCCGCAACGCCGCCAGCCGCTCCCACGGATCCTCACGCAAAAACCGCAGCGCCACATCATAGGTGGCCCCGCCCCACGCCTCGATCGAGAGCAACTCCGGGGTCATCCGCGCCACATACGGGGCCACCGCCACCAGATCCCGCGTCCGCACCCGCGTGGCCAGAAGCGACTGGTGCGCATCCCGGAACGTCGTGTCCGTCACCCCGAGCGCCGACTGGTCGCGCAGCGCCGCGGCGAACCCCTCGGGGCCCAGCGCGGCGAGCCGCTGGCGTGACCCGCCGGGCGGCGGCGCCGACAGGTCCAGCCCCGACACACCGGCCGCGGGCAGTTTCACCGCCGGCCGCACCCCGGCCGGCCGCTCACCGTGCGGGGCGTTGACCGTCACATCGGCGAGATAGTCGAGGATCTTCGTGCCCCGATCGGCCGGGCGCCGGGCGGTGAGCAGCCCCGGATGGGCGGCGATGAACCCCGTATCGACCGGGCCGGCGGTGAAATCATCGTCATCGAGCACGGCCTGCAAGAACGGGATGTTCGTCGCCACCCCACGGATGCGGAACTCCGCGAGCGCCCGCCGCGCCCGCGATAGAGCACTGCCCCGGTCTGCGCCGCGGCAGGTGAGCTTGACGAGCATCGAATCGAAATAGGCGCCCACCTCCGCGCCCACTGAGGTGCCCCCGTCGAGGCGGATGCCCGCCCCTCCCGGGGTGCGGTACGCGGTGATCCGGCCGGTGTCCGGGCGGAAATCGTTGGCCGGGTCCTCGGTGGTGATCCGGCACTGGATCGCCGCGCCGCGGACCCCGATCGCCTCCTGGGACAGGCCCAGCTGCGCGAGCGTGGCCCCGGCGGCGATGCGCATCTGCGCGCCCACCAGGTCCACGTCGGTGATCTCCTCGGTGACGGTGTGCTCGACCTGGATCCGCGGATTCATCTCGATGAACACATACCGGCCCGCCGCGTCGAGGAGGAACTCCACCGTCCCGGCACACCGGTAGCCGATGTGCCGGGCGAACGCGACCGCGTCCGCGCACATCCGCGCCCGCAAACCGGCATCGAGGCCCGGGGCCGGGGCCTGCTCGATGACCTTCTGATGGCGGCGCTGCACCGAGCAGTCCCGCTCGAACAGGTGCACCACCTCGCCGGCGGAGTCGGCGAGGACCTGCACCTCGATATGCCGCGGGCCGAGCACGGCCTGCTCCACATACACCGCCCCGTCACCGAACGCGGTCGCCGCCTCGTGCGAGGCCGCTTCCAACGCTCCGGGCAGCTCCGCCGGATCGTCGACCCGGCGCATGCCCCGCCCGCCGCCGCCGGCGACGGCCTTGACGAACACCGGAAACCCCATCGCCGCACCCTCGGCGGCCAGGACGTCGAAATCGGTGCCCGGCGCCGTCGACGCGAGCACCGGCAACCCGGCGGCCCGGGCCGCCTCGATGGCACGCGTCTTGTTGCCCGCCAGCCGCAGGATGTCCGCGTCCGGGCCGATGAAGACGATCCCCGCCGCCGCACACGCATCGGCCAACTCCGGATTCTCCGACAAGAACCCGTAGCCCGGATACACCGCGTCCGCCCCGCACTCACGGGCCACCCGCAGAATCTCGTCGACGTCCAGATACGCGCGCACCGGATGACCCGGCGCCCCGATCTGGTAGGCCTCGTCGGCCTTGAGCCGATGCGGCGAGTTGCGGTCCTCGAACGCGTAGACGGCGACCGTGCGCGCACCGGCCTCGACCGCCGCACGAAACGCGCGGATCGCGATCTCACCTCGATTGGCCACAAGGATCTTGCTGAACATTCGGACCTCACTGGGGATGGGAGACCCGCCGGTGACGGGGGGTTCTCCGGTGGTCAGGATGCGCTGCCGGCCCGCACCGCCGGGGCCGCTGCGGCACCGGCGGTCGTCGCGAACAGGCCTGTGAGCGCCTGGAACAGGTCGGTGGAGGGATCGGCCAGGTCGAGGAACACGTCGTAGTGGTTGCGTCCCGGGATCGTCAGCAGCTTGGCGTCGGCGCGGCGTGACCAGGTCTCATGGAAGCGCCGGCTCTGTTCCAGGAAGCCCTCGCCGTCGTGCTCGGCCACCGCGATCACGGCGGGCGGCAGGTAGGAGCCGACGGTGGGCTGCAAAGCGGGGCTGAGCGCGGCAGCGTCGTCCGGGCTGAGCGACAGCCACTCGTTGGGCGACGCGTGCACCAGCGGGCGCAGGTCGAACAGCCCGCTGATGGGCATTGCGGCGCGGACGGCGTCGCGCGGCACGCCCGTCTCCTCCTGCCAACCGGGCGTCATCACCGCGCCGGTCAGGTGCCCGCCCGCCGAGCTGCCGCCGACGACGATCCGCCCGGTGTCCAGCCCGTATGCGCCGCCGTGACGGTGCACCCAGGCGACGGCGGCGCGCACCTGGCGGACGATCTCGTGCAGCCGCGTGTCGGGGGCGAGCCCGTAGTCGACGGTGACGGTGGCGATGCCGTGGTCGGCCAGCGCCCGGGCCATGAACGCGGTGTCGTGGCGGGACAGCGCCCGCCAGTAGCCGCCGTGGATCACGACGAACACCGGGCGAGGGGACGCCGCGGTGCCGGGGGCCCAGACGTCGAGCTGCTGCCCGCTCGCGGCGTCGTAGACGAGGTCGCGGTGGCCGGCGAGGCCGCGCACCGCGTCGTCGGAACGCGCCCGGTAGGCGGCCATGTTGGCGTCGAACACGTCGGGGGTGACGGTGCGGCGGACGTTGTAGAGCGCCTCGATGCGCGGGTCGATCACGTGCGCCTCCCGGTCCGGCGGTGTGCGGGCAGTCATGGGTGTCAGGGGTGGAGCGTCAGGGGGTGGGGGTCTCAGGGGATGGTTCATCTTGTGCCGCCGGACACATGCCTGTCCAATGTTGCAACGGTGGCGAGATATGCCCATTTCGGCATGGTGTGCGGCGCGCGAGCGCGAGGACTGCATCGGCATAGCCATTTTGGCATACCCCCTTTCGGAATGAGTATTGGAATCGCATGGCGATGGGGATCACAGTGGAGTCATGACCGCACAGCCTGAGCAGTGGATTCGGAACTACGTGGACGGCGGTTTCGTCGATCCGGACCCGACCCGCGCGTTCCCGGCGATCGACCCGGCCGCCGGCACCGCGTACGCGCGGGTCCATGAGGCGGACGAGGACCTGGTCGACCGCGCCGTGCGCTCTGCGCGCGCCGCGCTGGACGCCGGCTGGGCCGATTCCGCGGTGAGCGCGCGCGCCGCCCTCATGCGCAAGGTGGCCGACCGCATCGAGGAGCGGTTCGACGAGTTCGTCGCCGCCGAGATCGCCGACACGGGCAAGCCCATCACCCAGGCGCGCAAGCTGGACGTTGCCCGCGCGCCGATGAACTTCCGCGCCTACGCCGACGTGGTCTCGGCCGCCGGGCAGGACTCGTTCATCACCGAGACGGCCGACGGCGGGCGGGCGCTCAACTACGCGGTGCGCAAGCCCCTCGGTGTCGTCGCGATCATCGTGCCGTGGAACCTGCCGCTGCTGCTGCTCACCTGGAAGGTGGCGCCGGCGTTGATGAGCGGCAACGCCGTGGTGGTCAAGCCCAGCGAGGACACGCCGGCCACCGCGTCGCTGCTCGCCGAGGTCATGGACGAGGTGGGCGTTCCGCGCGGCGTCTACAACGTGGTGCAGGGCTTCGGTGCGGACTCCGCGGGCGCGTTCCTCACCGGCCACCCGGGCATCGACGGCGTGACGTTCACCGGCTCGTCGGCCACGGGCACCCACGTGATGAAGACCGTCGCGCCACGCGTGCGCCCGGTGTCGCTGGAGCTGGGCGGCAAGAACGCCGCCGTCGTGTTCGACGACGTGGACCTGGGCGAGGCGATCGACGGGCTGTCCCGTTCGATCTTCACCAACACCGGGCAGGTGTGCCTGTGCACCGAGCGCGTCTACATCCAGCGCGGCATCTTCGACGACGTCGCCGCCGGGCTGGTCGAGCGTGCGGAGAAACTGCGTCTGGGCCCGCCCACCGACTTCGACACCACCACCGGCCCGCTCATCTCGCAGAAGCACCGCGAGAAGGTCCAGCACTACATGGACCTCGCCGTGCAGGAGGGGGCGCAGGTCATCACCGGCGGCGGCGTGCCCCGCATGGAGGGCGGACTGGCCGGGGGCTCGTGGATCGAGCCGACCCTGTGGACCGGCCTGACCAACGACGCCCGCGTGATGCGCGAGGAGGTGTTCGGCCCCGTCGCCGGCCTGGTCCCCTTCGACTCCGAGGACGAGGCGATCCGCCTGGCCAACGACACCGAATACGGCCTGGCCGCGGCCGTGTGGACCAACGACCTGCGGCGCGGCCACCGCGTCGCGCAGAAGATGAACGTCGGCATGTCCTGGGTCAACACCTGGTATCTGCGCGACCTGCGTTCGCCATTCGGCGGCGTGGGCCTGTCCGGCATCGGCCGCGAGGGCGGCGAGGCGGCGCTGCACTTCTACACCGAACCCACCAACGTGTGCGTGGCGCTGTGACGGCCGCATTCGCGGCCGACACCGCACGATCAGACACAGCACCGCCTGCGAGTCCCGCACCCGCACGGATCCCCGAGGAGACCCGATGAGCGACACCACCACCGACGCCGGCGTCGACGCGCTGGCGCGCCGGCTCGACGACGCGCAGACCTCGCGCACCGAGACCCCGAGCATCGAGGCCGGGCAGCCGCTCGACGTCGACACCGCCTACCGGGTGCAAGAGGCGCTCGTGGGCCTGCGCACCGGCCGCGGCGAGCGGGTCGTCGGCGTCAAGCTCGGCTTCACCAGCAAGGCCAAGATGGCCCAGATGGGCGTGTCCGACGTGATCGTCGGCCGCCTCACCGACGCGATGCAGGTCCGCGACGGCGGCGGCACCGACCTGACCGCCTACATCCACCCCAAGGCCGAGCCCGAGGTGGCCTACCGCCTGGCCCGCGACGTGGACCTGGACGACCCCGACGAGGACATCCTGGGCGCGGTCGACGCCGTCGCCCCGGCGATCGAGATCATCGACTCGCGTTACCTCGATTTCAAATTCACCTACGCGGACGTGGTGGCCGACAACACCTCCGCCGCCGGGTTCGCCGTGGGCACGTGGTCGCCGATGCGCAGCGCCGCCGACCTGGACGTGCGCCTGTCGGTGGGCGACGAGGAGAACGCCGGCACCACCGCCGCGATCCTCGGCGACCCCGAGCAGGCGCTGCACGCGCTGCTGGACATGTGCCGGCGCCGCCGCATCCCGCTCAAGGCCGGGTACGTGGTGCTCGCCGGCGCGGCCACCGCGGCCCTGCCGCTGGGGGAGTCCGAGGCGCGGTGCGCCGTCGCGGGACTCGGCGAGGTCAGCCTGAAAGGAGAGCGCAAGTGAGCACGGCGAAAACCGAATCCGGCGGCACCGTCGTCGAGGGCAAGGCCACGCCCCGCGGGCGCTTCCCGCACGTGAAGGTCGTCGGCGACCTGGTCTTCGTCTCCGGCACCAGCTCTCGCCGCCCCGACAACACCTTCGAGGGCGTCGAGGTGGACGAGATGGGCAGCACCGCCCTGGACATCAAGGCGCAGACCCGCGCGGTGATCGAGAACATCCGCGACATCCTCGCCGAGGTCGGTGCGGAACTGTCGGACGTCGCCCAGATCACCACCTTCCTGGTGAACATGAACGACTTCCGCGGATACAACGAGGTGTACGGGCAGTACTTCGACGAGGCGGGCCCCACGCGCACCACCGTCGCGGTGCACCAGCTTCCGCATCCGCACCTGCTCATCGAGATCCAGGCCATCGCGCACAAGCCGCAGGGCCGCTGACCATCCGCATCGGAGCTGATCACAATGACGAACATCCCCCCGGTCATCGACTTCCAAGGCTGGATCAAGGACCACGAGCACCTGCTCAAGCCGCCGGTGAACAACCAGATGATGGCGCTGGGCGACGACTTCATCGTCCAGGTCGTCGGCGGCCCCAATGAGCGCTACGACTACCACTTCGAGCCGTACGAGGAGTGGTTCTACCAGATCCGCGGCGACATCCACGTCAACGTCATGACCGAGGACGGCCCGCACCGCGTGGACATCCGCGAGGGCGAGACGTGGCTGATGCCGTCGTGGATCCCGCACTCGCCGCAGCGCCCCGACCCGGACTCCATCGGGCTCGTCATCGAACGGGTCCGCAAGGAGGGCACGCTCGAGAGGTTCCAGTGGTACTGCGAGGAGTGCCACGCCAAGGTGCACGAGGTGGAGCTGCAGGTGCGCAGCCTCGTCGACGACATGCCGCCCGTGTTCGAGAACTTCCACAATGACATCGACGCTCGCACCTGCCCGCAGTGCGGCGCCCTGCACCCCGGAAAGGGCTGAGAATGGCCGCACAGGACCCGTCGTTCACGGGGGAACCGGTGAAGCACAAGATGATCGACGTCCACACGCACTACGTGCCCAAGGGCTGGCCGGACGTCACCGCGGAGGGCGGCGCCGATGCGCCGTGGCTGCGGCTCGAGTCCGAGCACGAGGCCATGATGATGACCGGGACCACGGAGTTCCGGCGCATCCAGTCCGACTGCTGGGATGCCGCCGTGCGGCTGGCCGACATGGACGCCGACGGCGTGCACACCCAGGTGGTCTCGCCCACCCCGGTGTTTTTCAACTACGGCCGCAGCGGCGAGCAGTCCGCGAAGATCGCGAAGATCTTCAACGATCTGGCACTGGAGATCACGGCGCCGGCCGGTGAGCGGATGATCCCGTTCTGCCAGGTCCCGCTGCAGGATCCGGACCTGGCGTGCGCCGAGCTGGA is a window from the Tomitella gaofuii genome containing:
- a CDS encoding 2-keto-4-pentenoate hydratase encodes the protein MSDTTTDAGVDALARRLDDAQTSRTETPSIEAGQPLDVDTAYRVQEALVGLRTGRGERVVGVKLGFTSKAKMAQMGVSDVIVGRLTDAMQVRDGGGTDLTAYIHPKAEPEVAYRLARDVDLDDPDEDILGAVDAVAPAIEIIDSRYLDFKFTYADVVADNTSAAGFAVGTWSPMRSAADLDVRLSVGDEENAGTTAAILGDPEQALHALLDMCRRRRIPLKAGYVVLAGAATAALPLGESEARCAVAGLGEVSLKGERK
- a CDS encoding RidA family protein — protein: MSTAKTESGGTVVEGKATPRGRFPHVKVVGDLVFVSGTSSRRPDNTFEGVEVDEMGSTALDIKAQTRAVIENIRDILAEVGAELSDVAQITTFLVNMNDFRGYNEVYGQYFDEAGPTRTTVAVHQLPHPHLLIEIQAIAHKPQGR
- a CDS encoding pyruvate carboxylase → MFSKILVANRGEIAIRAFRAAVEAGARTVAVYAFEDRNSPHRLKADEAYQIGAPGHPVRAYLDVDEILRVARECGADAVYPGYGFLSENPELADACAAAGIVFIGPDADILRLAGNKTRAIEAARAAGLPVLASTAPGTDFDVLAAEGAAMGFPVFVKAVAGGGGRGMRRVDDPAELPGALEAASHEAATAFGDGAVYVEQAVLGPRHIEVQVLADSAGEVVHLFERDCSVQRRHQKVIEQAPAPGLDAGLRARMCADAVAFARHIGYRCAGTVEFLLDAAGRYVFIEMNPRIQVEHTVTEEITDVDLVGAQMRIAAGATLAQLGLSQEAIGVRGAAIQCRITTEDPANDFRPDTGRITAYRTPGGAGIRLDGGTSVGAEVGAYFDSMLVKLTCRGADRGSALSRARRALAEFRIRGVATNIPFLQAVLDDDDFTAGPVDTGFIAAHPGLLTARRPADRGTKILDYLADVTVNAPHGERPAGVRPAVKLPAAGVSGLDLSAPPPGGSRQRLAALGPEGFAAALRDQSALGVTDTTFRDAHQSLLATRVRTRDLVAVAPYVARMTPELLSIEAWGGATYDVALRFLREDPWERLAALREAVPNVCLQMLLRGRNTVGYTPYPAAVSDAFVAEAAATGIDIFRIFDALNNVDQMRPAIDAVRATGTAVAEAALAYTGDLADPAEDLYTLDYYLRIAERLVAAGAHILAVKDMAGLLRPAAATRLVGALVQEFEVPVHVHSHDTAGGQLATYLAAAAAGASAVDGAAAPLAGTTSQPSLSAIVAATAHTESDTGLDLGAVCGLEPYWEALRRVYKPFEAGLPAPTGRVYTHEIPGGQLSNLRTQAVALGLGDRFEDIETAYAEVDRMLGRLIKVTPSSKVVGDLALALVGAGGSAADFAADPGAFDIPDSVTGFFRGELGVPAGGWPEPLRTAVLGGRRAAPEPVVEITAGQREALEGGSAGRRAMLDELLFPGPAREMAEHRGRYGDTASIGTREFFYGLTPGEEHRIELEPGKTLIVGLESISPPDERGMRTVMCTLNGQLRPVVVRDRAVEDARPRAEKADPRNHGHVPAPFAGVVTLAVQAGARLSAGDVVGSIEAMKMEAAITAPVAGTVTRAAVADIARVEGGDLLVVIEP
- a CDS encoding 3-hydroxyanthranilate 3,4-dioxygenase; the protein is MTNIPPVIDFQGWIKDHEHLLKPPVNNQMMALGDDFIVQVVGGPNERYDYHFEPYEEWFYQIRGDIHVNVMTEDGPHRVDIREGETWLMPSWIPHSPQRPDPDSIGLVIERVRKEGTLERFQWYCEECHAKVHEVELQVRSLVDDMPPVFENFHNDIDARTCPQCGALHPGKG
- a CDS encoding alpha/beta hydrolase; this encodes MTARTPPDREAHVIDPRIEALYNVRRTVTPDVFDANMAAYRARSDDAVRGLAGHRDLVYDAASGQQLDVWAPGTAASPRPVFVVIHGGYWRALSRHDTAFMARALADHGIATVTVDYGLAPDTRLHEIVRQVRAAVAWVHRHGGAYGLDTGRIVVGGSSAGGHLTGAVMTPGWQEETGVPRDAVRAAMPISGLFDLRPLVHASPNEWLSLSPDDAAALSPALQPTVGSYLPPAVIAVAEHDGEGFLEQSRRFHETWSRRADAKLLTIPGRNHYDVFLDLADPSTDLFQALTGLFATTAGAAAAPAVRAGSAS
- a CDS encoding 2-hydroxymuconic semialdehyde dehydrogenase codes for the protein MTAQPEQWIRNYVDGGFVDPDPTRAFPAIDPAAGTAYARVHEADEDLVDRAVRSARAALDAGWADSAVSARAALMRKVADRIEERFDEFVAAEIADTGKPITQARKLDVARAPMNFRAYADVVSAAGQDSFITETADGGRALNYAVRKPLGVVAIIVPWNLPLLLLTWKVAPALMSGNAVVVKPSEDTPATASLLAEVMDEVGVPRGVYNVVQGFGADSAGAFLTGHPGIDGVTFTGSSATGTHVMKTVAPRVRPVSLELGGKNAAVVFDDVDLGEAIDGLSRSIFTNTGQVCLCTERVYIQRGIFDDVAAGLVERAEKLRLGPPTDFDTTTGPLISQKHREKVQHYMDLAVQEGAQVITGGGVPRMEGGLAGGSWIEPTLWTGLTNDARVMREEVFGPVAGLVPFDSEDEAIRLANDTEYGLAAAVWTNDLRRGHRVAQKMNVGMSWVNTWYLRDLRSPFGGVGLSGIGREGGEAALHFYTEPTNVCVAL